A window from Triticum aestivum cultivar Chinese Spring chromosome 6D, IWGSC CS RefSeq v2.1, whole genome shotgun sequence encodes these proteins:
- the LOC123146237 gene encoding uncharacterized protein: protein MERGSEMRPVHNSVDTVNAAAAAIVTAGSRRQPTVEPRRKWTDWLSAYFCFGAQKNDRRISHAVLVPESASQRIDAPVPEIPNHPPPQVFPFVAPPSSPASFLQSGSASIIQSPMGPPSFSPRSPNSPSPTGPPSIFAIGPYAHETQVVSPPIFSAFTTEPSTAPFTPPPESVHLTTPSSPEVPYAKLLTSLNSSKNGERGELHSYHMYPESPIGRLISPSSACSGTCSPFPDPELQTSSNSTFPSFPVREPPKIMDGEGIATQKLIPRHMRNGGSLLDGHITAAVPVVDFSARLQNNDHAMDHRVSFELTVEDVARCLEKKTAISGESAASSFHLPSSNTGDHSRESNETRAGLYVDETYHDLPEKARRSLSLRLAKEFKFSNVDAPHVEETGALGSDWWANEKVAAITTEPRKGWSFRPVAQPGVS from the coding sequence AGAAGGAAATGGACTGATTGGTTGAGCGCATACTTCTGCTTTGGAGCTCAAAAGAATGACCGGCGCATCAGCCATGCGGTCCTTGTCCCAGAATCTGCATCTCAGAGGATAGATGCACCGGTGCCAGAGATTCCAAATCATCCACCTCCCCAGGTCTTCCCCTTTGTTGCACCTCCATCATCGCCCGCCTCTTTCCTCCAATCAGGATCTGCATCTATTATACAATCACCAATGGGCCCTCCATCTTTTTCGCCTCGCTCGCCAAACTCTCCGTCACCCACAGGTCCTCCATCCATCTTTGCTATTGggccatatgcacatgagacacaGGTAGTCTCCCCTCCTATCTTCTCGGCCTTCACAACTGAACCTTCAACAGCTCCTTTCACTCCCCCACCAGAGTCTGTTCATCTGACAACCCCTTCCTCGCCTGAGGTGCCATATGCAAAGCTTCTGACTTCACTCAACAGCAGCAAGAATGGGGAAAGGGGTGAACTTCACTCATACCATATGTACCCTGAGAGCCCAATAGGGCGTCTCATATCTCCAAGTTCTGCTTGTTCTGGCACCTGCTCCCCATTCCCTGACCCTGAGTTGCAGACTTCCTCAAACAGCACTTTCCCCTCCTTCCCAGTTCGTGAGCCCCCAAAGATCATGGATGGCGAGGGCATTGCTACACAGAAGTTGATACCTCGCCATATGAGGAATGGCGGCTCCCTTTTGGATGGCCACATTACAGCAGCTGTACCAGTCGTGGACTTCTCTGCACGACTCCAAAACAATGATCATGCTATGGATCACCGGGTCTCATTCGAGCTGACAGTAGAGGATGTCGCCCGCTGCCTGGAGAAGAAGACCGCCATTTCTGGAGAATCTGCTGCATCATCTTTCCACCTTCCATCCAGCAACACCGGCGACCACTCCAGAGAATCCAACGAGACAAGGGCAGGGCTGTACGTTGATGAAACATACCATGACCTGCCCGAGAAAGCACGGCGCTCCCTGTCCCTCCGTCTGGCCAAAGAGTTCAAGTTCAGCAACGTCGACGCCCCGCACGTGGAGGAGACGGGCGcgctcgggtccgactggtgggcGAACGAGAAGGTGGCCGCAATCACAACGGAGCCGAGGAAGGGCTGGTCCTTCCGTCCAGTGGCGCAGCCAGGGGTCAGCTAA